One region of Peromyscus eremicus chromosome 4, PerEre_H2_v1, whole genome shotgun sequence genomic DNA includes:
- the Il36rn gene encoding interleukin-36 receptor antagonist protein, translating into MVLSGALCFRMKDSALKVLYLHDNQLLAGGLHAGKVIKGEEISVVPNRALDASLSPVILGVQGGSQCLSCGTEKEPTLKLEPVNIMELYLGTKESKSFTFYRRDMGLTSSFESAAYPGWFLCTAPEADQPVRLTQIPEDAAWDAPITDFYFQQCD; encoded by the exons ATGGTCCTGAGTGGGGCACTGTGCTTCCG AATGAAGGATTCAGCCTTGAAGGTACTTTACCTGCACGATAACCAGCTGCTGGCTGGAGGGCTGCATGCGGGGAAGGTCATTAAAG GTGAGGAGATCAGTGTCGTCCCAAATCGGGCACTGGATGCCAGTCTGTCCCCTGTCATCCTGGGTGTTCAGGGAGGAAGCCAGTGCCTGtcctgtgggacagagaaagagccaACTCTGAAACTTGAG CCAGTGAACATTATGGAGCTTTACCTCGGGACTAAGGAATCCAAGAGCTTCACCTTCTACCGGCGGGATATGGGACTCACCTCCAGCTTCGAGTCAGCTGCCTACCCCGGCTGGTTCCTCTGCACTGCGCCCGAAGCTGACCAGCCTGTCAGGCTCACCCAGATCCCTGAGGATGCCGCCTGGGACGCTCCCATCACGGACTTCTACTTTCAGCAGTGTGACTAG
- the Il1f10 gene encoding interleukin-1 family member 10 has product MCSLPMARYYIIKDAHQKVLYTRNGQLLMGDPDSDNCSPEKICILPNRGLDRSKVPIFLGIQGGSCCLACVETREGPSLRLEDVSIEDLYKGGEQASRFTFFQRSLGSAFRLEAAACPGWFLCGPVEPQQPVQLTKDSEPSTRTEFYFEQSR; this is encoded by the exons ATGTGCTCCCTTCCCATGGCAAGATACTACAT AATCAAAGATGCGCATCAAAAGGTTTTGTATACACGGAATGGCCAGCTCCTGATGGGAGACCCTGATTCAGACAACTGTAGCCCAG AGAAGATCTGTATCCTTCCTAACCGAGGCCTGGACCGCTCCAAGGTGCCCATCTTCCTGGGGATCCAGGGAGGAAGTTGCTGCCTGGCGTGTGTTGAGACAAGAGAAGGGCCATCCCTGAGGCTGGAG GATGTGAGCATCGAGGACCTATACAAGGGCGGTGAGCAAGCCTCCCGTTTCACCTTTTTCCAGAGAAGCCTGGGCTCTGCCTTCAGGCTCGAGGCTGCTGCTTGCCCTGGCTGGTTCCTCTGTGGCCCCGTTGAGCCCCAGCAGCCGGTGCAGCTTACCAAAGACAGTGAACCCTCTACCCGCACTGAGTTCTACTTTGAACAGAGTCGGTAA